GCGCAGCCCTCTCCCGCCCCCAGGGCCGCTCTCCCCGCGGCCCTTCTCAGACCCGCCGGCGGGGTCTGAGGGCCGCGTTTCCTCCCGGACCCTCTTCGGAGAGGACCCATGGTTTCCCGTTCCGTTTCCGTTCCTCGGCGAGGCTGCGGCGGGAGAGGTGCAGAGGGCGGGGGGGTCGGACGGGAGTGGGCGGCCGGACGGACGGGACCGGGCTCACTCCGCCGCTGGTTTAGCCCTGGTTTTTCCTCCTCAGGCACGGCGGCGGTATGCTGCGGCGACCAGCGTGGCAGGTAGGGCCGTGCGTGCCGGCTCTATGAGTCCATGAGGGCCGGGCTGCGGCCCCGGCGGGAGCTCGGCCCTGCATTTACGTCCCCGGGATGCCCGGAGGGCAGCAGGGCCGCTCGGGGCGGGGGAACGGTGGACCGCGCAATCTCTCCCGCCTTGGGGCAGGGTCGCGGCGGCTGCGggaagcagctccagctctttcTCCCGCCGCGGGGCTTGTAATGACCCTTTCGCCGGGCACGGGAAAGCCGGGACCCCGAACCGTCGCCCCGCGGCAGGGAGGCCGCTCCTCAGCAGGCCCGGCCCGGAGGAGCGCTCCGCCGCGGGGCATCGGCTTTTTCTGCGCGAACCGGCCGCAGTTCTGCCTTAAAGTGCGGATTCTCCCGTGGGACTGCAGGTGGTGGTCATGTTATTTATCGAAAAATGCGTGGTGCTACGCGTGAGGAACAGAGGGGAGTTCTGTTTGCCTCCTGCTCTGTGAACAGTGCAAATGCTGGACATTAGCACTAGAAGATGTGGCTTGCACGTGGAATGAATCTTAGATAGTTTGCATCTGCGTCAATGAACCATGCAGATACATCAAAGACCTTTAGTTTTGCAAGTTGTGTTTAGCTCTGGTTTAGCTCCTTTGTTTAGCGCAGGACTGCCAGTCTCACCTTCCTTTAAGTTTTGCAACCACTTGTAACAGGAGATAGACTTTTGTTCCAGTTCCTGTATGTGGGTCTCTTGCAGAGGTGTTCCTGGGCTCTTATTGTCTCCTCCTTTCTACTAGAACAGTGTATTTGTCAGAATCAAGTcggttccttttctttttctcgcTTGTGATTAGCTGCAGCACTCGGGTTTTTGTGGCCTTGATTTGCTGGTCGCTTGGGAACCAGGGGTTATCGGTGCCTCATCGTACTCCTTACAGCAGTAGATAGAAGTACATTTGGGGCACATTGCGTTAATCTCTGAAGTGAAACAGAAACTTAGTGAAACTGTCAAAACTGTGTTTGtttccaaaaaaataaaaagctcaaTGAACTAAACAACCCCCCTGCTTCAACCCTTTTCTGTTATGTATTACAGAAGAGCACTAGTTACCACATGTCCCAGAAATAATTGCTGGAGACATACCTTTAGGCCAGCCTTTTTCCTAGATAGCTTTTTAACCCCAGTTTAaccagttatttttttaaataatcctgTCGTTTTCATTTAGCTGAAtggttttcttctctcagtCCCCCCATAAGTTGCCCCAAAAGAATGTACTTGCAGAACCTCTGTGTTTAGAAAATGAGGTGCAAAAGCACATGGATACTGTTCATATTTTGTATCTTGGAAACTAACATCTGTCTGTTCCTTCAGGTGCTTCGACAGTTTGTAAGACATGACTCTGATGCAGCTGGTACATTGGTACTCGAAAGATGTAAGTAGCTCCTGAGATGGACCTTAGGTGTTACTCTGTGTGGTTTTTATCTCAGTTTTAGAAAGGCCAGGAGAAAATCAGATAGGAATGGTAGCTTCTGAATGCAGTAATGAAGAATGCGTTGTTTCAAATAAACCCTCTTAAGAAGCTTTCTGTCTGGTCTTTGGTAAGTCAAGCAGTCCTTAAGGGGGAACAGAAAAAAGCCCTGACATGGAGTACAACCTGTAAAAGGCATGTAGCTGTGCTTATTAGTGGTAGTGAATTGGGTGTGCTGCTGTTATGTGTTCTCATACCTGCCTTTAGGTGTCTCATGCCTGTTTCTCAGAATCCCATGTGCCTGGAGGACTTGTGTGGGTGCTTCTGCCCCAGCATAATTTGCTCCAGGTGTATGCTTTAGACTTTGCCATTCAGTTCACATGCTCATTGTGCAAGAGTGATGCTTCCCTGACCACCTCCAATTGTCCTCTAACAAGGAGAAGGAATAAATTGTGTCCACCTAGTTCTGATACCTGTGTAAAAACTAGTGATCACATAATTTAAAGAATAGAGTCTAATAATGCTGTCTTCTTGTTTTTAAGGTACTGGTTTAAGGACAAAACAATGCAATGCTATGGTCTCATTATGTCAAGTAAATGCAGAATTGTCTCGAGTGACATATGGTTGTGTCTGTCAAAAAGataacaaagaaacagaaagaatgaagaacCTTTAGCTTCCTAAATGAGCTTATTCAGCAGTGATAATGATAGTAGAGGCACAGTCAACCATCTGCAGGGCCTGACTAAGCCAAAAGTCACAAGAGCTTGAAAAATGGCTAGGAGGTGCAGAAAGGAATTTTTCTGGCCCTTGACAAAACCTGCAGACTTATGACTTGCCATGATAAGAAACATCATAATTCACCTGTATATGTTTTTATTGTCTCACGTTTCAGCCATGAATCGTGTTCAGTTACTTGGTCGGGTTGGACAGGATCCTGTCATGAGGcaagtggaaggaaaaaatccCGTTACCATATTTTCTCTTGCAACCAATGAGATGTGGCGAACAGGGGAAAGTGAGGTAAACCAGGGAGGTGAGTCTGCAATGAGCAATGttcttctgctgtgtttcaAAGTCGTCTGCATATTTGGTAGCACCATGCTTTGTCTTCAGGCTGCcgtctttcctgttagggtggtgaggcactggaatcggttgcccagggaggttgtgagtgctccatccctggcggtgttcaaggccaggttggacgaagccttgggtgggatggtttagtgtgaggtgtccctgcctatggcaggggggttggaactagatgatcttgaggtcctttccaaccctaactattctatgattctgtgattctatgtaaatCTCTCAGGTGCAGGGAAATTCCTTTGAGGTCAGTAGAGAAGCTGTTGCATTTATGTGTCTTACTGATCCCCAGCAGCATGTACTGAAGAGAGGTCTGCATATCAGCCTTCCTCTGGAGGAGGGGAACGAGTGTTGAGTTGTAGTTTTTCACTGCTAGGGTTGCCAGAGGTGTAGCAGGTTCCATACTATTATTTATATTCCaagaggaggggggagaaaagaagaatgatacattttttttctttgattcttCCATCAGTCTAAGGCTACAGATGTCACTTTCTTTCTCTGACTTTTGTTCAATGTGGTGTGtgtgagggaggaaaaaaattctaGTATGAGCACTGGCTTACAGGGAAACTGATCTCTTGGTTTGAACTGTGCTTCTGCACGATACTTCCTTTTGGATGCAGATGAGTGGAACACTGAGTTCTAGTATGAAGAGGGAGACTGAATGCTGAAATCACTTTTCATAATTTGAGAACACCAAGACATTGAAACTAACTTCTGAGATTTGCATCAAAAAGAGGATTTGGCATCCAAGTTTCCTTTTATGTAACAGGTGATATCAGTCAGAAGACGACATGGCACAGGATTTCTGTCTTCAGACCGGGCCTCAGGGATGTTACCTATCAGTATGTGAAGAAGGGGTAAGTGAATAACAAATGTGGTCGAGGATTTAATGCCTTAATAATCAATTAATGCAATAACTATGGTGACCAGAAGCTATGCTAAGATAGAAGTGTCCTAAAGTAAGTTCGCAGACCTGCTTCAGACAACAGATGCAAAAGCCTGTGTATCCAGAAATagacagaggagaaaacagcagtACAGTTCTCTGACCAGAACCATATTCTTGATGTTTTTTCAGTTCTCGAATCTTCGTTGAAGGGAAGATAGACTATGGTGAATATATCGATAAAAACAACGTGAGGCGTCAGGCCACAACAATTATAGCAGGTAAGGAACAACACACCAAGGCCTACCTTGCCCTTTTAAAATGGAGAGGGGGTGGAGGACCTTTGAAGTAGATTGTGGCTTGGCTTGTCCTCAATATCATCACCTGGGGATTTTCAGAGAACGAATAGGCTATACCACTAGGTGTCCTCTGGCACCAGTTGTGAAGACACAGAAAACGAGAGCATATAGTTGTAAACTGTTGCGTCCTTTGCTCACACAAACCACTTGGTGCAGGAGGTATACACTGTGTGGAAGGACCAATTTTAAGGACTTCTGCTTGTGAAAGATATTCTATGTGGGGGTGACTTGGTGGAGAGTTTAGAAAGACCTCAGTTGGGTAGACAGTAGTAGGAGAGCACAGAATGGATAGGGAGTAGACTTGTCCCTTGGGTAGACACGGTGAAGAGAACAGGGAAACccaactttttcttttatagaGGGCTAAAATAATTGGGTAGTATAACAAACATTTCTGATGGATaaatggaagaaggaaagaaggaaaaaaagtaaacccAACCACAGTTCTGGATGTTCAGCTGTGCAGCCACTATAAAATGATAGTAATCAGACTTTCATATGAACAGTTCCCCTAGCAGGGCTGTAGGTTGATGTTGATAAACAGCTGGAGGGGAGAAgcaagtctctttttttttaattagtatttATCCTAATGGCTTATTCTTCGTGTTCAATATCCCCAGACTCAAGATGCTTTAGAAATTACTGAGGCTTGATGAAATACAATCTTATAGTCCTGTAGGCTGATGACATGGTAGCACATACTGAAAAcaacgaaaaaaaaaaaggggtatAAGCTGTAACTGATAGAGATAATAGTCAAAGAATTAaaccattatttttaatgtttctgatTATCTTTGACTTCAGCACCTTTTCATCAGGTTTAGGACATTTGTTTCATAGTATATATAGTCGCCTTGAATTGTCAACTTTTTAGGGGATCAGAGCAAGAACCCTGTATCTAACACTTC
The sequence above is a segment of the Lathamus discolor isolate bLatDis1 chromosome 1, bLatDis1.hap1, whole genome shotgun sequence genome. Coding sequences within it:
- the LOC136015406 gene encoding single-stranded DNA-binding protein, mitochondrial-like isoform X2, which gives rise to MLRRPAWQVLRQFVRHDSDAAGTLVLERSMNRVQLLGRVGQDPVMRQVEGKNPVTIFSLATNEMWRTGESEVNQGGDISQKTTWHRISVFRPGLRDVTYQYVKKGSRIFVEGKIDYGEYIDKNNVRRQATTIIADNVIFLSEGGVKEKV